In Janthinobacterium rivuli, a single genomic region encodes these proteins:
- a CDS encoding LysR family transcriptional regulator, translating to MDRITAAQVFVAIAERGSMVAASEALDMSRAMVTRYLAEMEAWAGARLLHRTTRRLSLTDAGETTLARCRQMLEVAGAMAVTSPEGLDTPHGLLRITCSQSLAQTALAGAVTAYLRRYPRAAVDLQMENRAVNLVEQRIDLAIRITNALEPNLIARQLASCASVVCAAPSYLAAHGTPRRAEDLALHNCLTYTYFGKSLWQFTHDGEALTVPVSGRLSANESLVLLVATVAGAGIAMQPRFSAAPLIASGQLVELLPAYQPQDMGIYGVYTSRQHMSPLLRTMLDFLVEWFAGDADWLAAIAAAPLPGRPVGRKRHAGRVADVL from the coding sequence GACGCGCTATCTGGCCGAGATGGAAGCGTGGGCGGGGGCGCGCCTGTTGCATCGCACCACCCGCCGTCTGAGTCTGACGGATGCGGGCGAGACCACCTTGGCGCGCTGCCGGCAGATGCTGGAAGTGGCCGGCGCCATGGCCGTCACTTCGCCCGAGGGCCTCGACACGCCGCACGGTTTGCTGCGCATCACCTGCTCGCAATCCTTGGCGCAGACGGCGCTCGCTGGCGCAGTAACCGCTTACCTGCGGCGCTACCCGCGCGCCGCCGTCGACCTGCAGATGGAGAACCGCGCCGTCAACCTGGTGGAGCAGCGCATCGACCTGGCGATCCGCATCACCAACGCGCTCGAGCCGAATCTGATCGCGCGCCAGCTGGCCAGCTGCGCCTCGGTGGTGTGCGCCGCACCATCGTACCTCGCGGCGCACGGCACGCCGCGCCGGGCGGAGGACCTGGCCCTGCACAACTGCCTGACGTACACGTATTTCGGCAAGAGCCTGTGGCAATTTACACATGACGGGGAAGCGCTCACTGTCCCCGTCAGCGGCCGCCTGTCGGCGAATGAATCGCTGGTGTTGCTGGTGGCCACGGTGGCGGGGGCGGGCATCGCCATGCAGCCGCGCTTTTCGGCCGCGCCGCTGATCGCCAGCGGGCAACTGGTGGAGCTGCTGCCCGCGTACCAGCCGCAGGATATGGGCATCTATGGCGTCTATACGTCGCGCCAGCACATGTCGCCCCTGTTGCGCACCATGCTCGACTTCCTGGTGGAGTGGTTTGCCGGCGATGCCGATTGGCTGGCGGCCATCGCGGCGGCACCGTTGCCGGGCAGACCAGTTGGGCGCAAGCGGCACGCCGGCAGGGTCGCCGATGTGTTGTAA